A genomic segment from Macrobrachium rosenbergii isolate ZJJX-2024 chromosome 58, ASM4041242v1, whole genome shotgun sequence encodes:
- the HSPBAP1 gene encoding HSPB1-associated protein 1 isoform X3: MAEPLAKRLCSGSENKLRSLKKHYIDPCEIRRALFCDVKEPLVFHGYLMPLEVSGERNCSWKCLEWDAKAWGKLFGDKDLHFRIGTRINFDAVLSAPQWETTCLKGTMSFEKFLRWSDGFTNCHTACGQEVNSGGHWAYFDYFYMKDLEHQDEMKDFIDWGMFGFPGRGIQDSTMWIGTAGANTPCHIDTYGCNLVAQVHGKKRWILFPKSQSQYLSPTRIPYEESSIYSQVGFPHPCLITHPELCSTTPYVITLEPGDVLFVPNQWWHFVENLEFSISINTWLELPSDNEERVKEALVMYQVGSLCHGIESVDYVSSVLNPNMINVATMTSSDLLQLLASKVFQEDNSLDGQTDVSDDFKCSDNVKYPNISSKKMLFDKSTSSYASSSSDTSHHLFTLNWSNVTWCIDHGVEKVPKLSFEAYISSVLGSDIKSEYEKSVMHLKNEKNLKPPKEQNENREDGNVSLNHLKILIDSLSDDRVIDLIKKVIDEKLQKK; this comes from the coding sequence ATGGCCGAACCACTGGCTAAAAGACTTTGTAGTGGTAGTGAAAACAAGTTACGTTCTTTGAAAAAACACTATATTGATCCATGTGAAATTAGAAGAGCTCTCTTCTGTGATGTGAAAGAGCCCTTAGTATTCCATGGATACCTCATGCCACTGGAAGTGTCAGGTGAAAGGAATTGCTCTTGGAAGTGTCTGGAGTGGGATGCAAAAGCGTGGGGGAAGCTGTTTGGAGACAAGGATCTTCATTTCCGAATAGGTACAAGAATAAACTTTGATGCAGTGCTCTCAGCTCCTCAGTGGGAAACTACTTGTTTAAAGGGTACTATGTCTTTTGAAAAGTTTCTTAGATGGTCAGATGGCTTTACAAATTGCCATACTGCCTGTGGTCAAGAAGTGAATTCTGGTGGTCACTGGGCTTATTTTGATTACTTTTATATGAAGGACCTAGAGCACCAGGATGAAATGAAAGACTTTATAGATTGGGGAATGTTTGGGTTTCCTGGAAGGGGTATCCAAGACAGTACTATGTGGATAGGCACAGCTGGGGCAAACACTCCGTGCCATATAGATACTTATGGTTGTAATCTTGTTGCCCAGGTTCATGGGAAGAAGCGTTGGATTTTGTTTCCAAAATCTCAGTCCCAGTATTTATCTCCTACACGTATACCATATGAGGAGTCCAGTATATACAGTCAGGTTGGCTTTCCTCACCCTTGTCTTATCACACATCCTGAACTGTGCTCAACTACACCATATGTCATCACACTGGAGCCAGGAGATGTACTGTTTGTACCAAATCAGTGGTGGCATTTTGTTGAAAATCTTGAGTTTTCAATAAGTATAAACACATGGTTAGAGTTGCCATCTGATAATGAAGAGCGTGTAAAAGAAGCACTTGTGATGTATCAAGTTGGAAGTCTTTGTCATGGGATTGAGTCAGTGGATTATGTTAGTTCTGTATTGAACCCTAACATGATAAATGTTGCTACTATGACCTCATCAGATCTTTTACAGTTATTGGCTTCTAAAGTTTTCCAAGAAGATAATAGTCTAGATGGGCAGACAGATGTCAGTGATGACTTTAAGTGTTCAGATAATGTAAAGTATCCTAATATATCTAgtaaaaagatgttatttgataaaaGTACAAGTAGTTATGCAAGCTCAAGCAGTGATACAAGCCACCATTTATTTACACTGAACTGGAGTAACGTAACTTGGTGCATAGACCATGGTGTTGAAAAAGTTCCTAAGCTATCATTTGAGGCttatatttcttctgttttaGGGAGTGATATCAAAAGTGAATATGAGAAATCTgtaatgcatttaaaaaatgagaaaaacttgaAACCTCCAAAGGAACAGAATGAAAATCGTGAGGATGGAAACGTCAGCTTAAATCATCTTAAGATTTTGATAGATAGTTTAAGTGATGACAGAGTGATAGACCTTATCAAGAAGGTTATTGATGAGAAATTACAAAAGAAGTAG